A DNA window from Fusarium fujikuroi IMI 58289 draft genome, chromosome FFUJ_chr11 contains the following coding sequences:
- a CDS encoding related to ARO80-positive transcription regulator of ARO9 and ARO10, giving the protein MESPDHSSSTRQFKRSYVACVSCRARKSRCIIKDNPPCAKCAREHRECRFDRRPRAPKHRDAPKWTRGNVNAVDDAPAAQSVQAANHSPSRELGFNSSPNNTNHPLYNRVQSTLVTGTNDALDFLSRAAGQHSIVGSVPSQGHPSASNVQSDSPKVVSGGSNGVGFTITVLSEPDDACLDMWDKCRFVRQGWFTAQEAVTYIDLFFEKLAPLSPVALDQFRSHASHEHLVYREAMLCCTLLMISSRFFTLPGAGGTSRSHYVHQRLWSHCEVLIRRIVLGQEKTSTSQTRTIGTIESLILISDWHPRALHLPPETDGWDGLLVTPGYDRVNRKHINNEAPLIRWREDVFEPAKRANRMSWMLLGMANNLGYELGILSGQTGHLVHGEIPRGRRAQKILYNYLTQTATRLGYPSVFPESISVVASRLSMQETDEPIDQSWMSYMDLSLELTQLSRTASSMFFHSAAHLQTQVLGDHYVDLLEHFSLSLFKWQDKFNSMSQDLASPLKDTLLVEFHHTKACTGAISIQAVVARACSAGFTAATANSDEALSAFITTKDAKFLQEVVSDTKKVLRIATTSGFRDHLPFAPARVKISVISSSVFLLKALSVGSTHTDVSDALYTLDQCTSTLKQCPADDMDFAFRYADLIEKHTAQFRAHLTQSRGLGSSSHSGRASIPRNASEVETGMDGTSSFLSGLDSQQLGDDGSMMNFDVGDTWGSLPFDSSIAPFGEGSDQVALGLDVDALNFLWSLPELVQGETGFA; this is encoded by the exons ATGGAGAGCCCGGATCATTCCAGCAGTACCCGACAGTTCAAGCGCAGCTACGTCGCATGCGTCTCGTGCCGAGCGCGCAAATCAAGAtgcatcatcaaagacaaccCTCCCTGCGCTAAATGTGCCAGGGAGCACCGCGAGTGTCGGTTTGATCGCCGGCCCAGGGCCCCAAAGCACCGCGATGCCCCAAAATGGACCCGTGGGAATGTGAATGCCGTGGACGATGCGCCCGCCGCCCAATCCGTTCAGGCAGCGAATCACTCCCCTTCGAGGGAGCTTGGCTTCAATTCGTCACCAAATAATACTAACCACCCACTATACAACCGAGTTCAGTCGACACTAGTTACTGGAACTAATGATGCCCTGGACTTCCTGTCAAGGGCTGCAGGACAGCACAGCATCGTGGGCTCAGTGCCATCTCAAGGGCATCCTTCAGCGAGCAACGTTCAGTCTGATAGCCCCAAGGTTGTATCTGGTGGATCTAATGGAGTTGGATTCACCATTACAGTTCTTTCAGAACCAGATGATGCTTGTCTAGACATGTGGGACAAATGTCGCTTCGTTCGCCAGGGTTGGTTCACGGCACAAGAGGCTGTCACCTACATCGACCT CTTctttgagaagcttgcccCACTGTCTCCTGTCGCCCTTGACCAATTTCGAAGTCATGCATCTCATGAGCACCTCGTTTACAGGGAAGCCATGCTATGTTGCACCCTACTCATGATCTCGTCCCGGTTCTTCACACTGCCGGGTGCAGGCGGTACATCTAGAAGCCACTATGTCCACCAGCGTCTCTGGAGTCACTGTGAAGTCCTCATACGACGCATCGTGCTAGGCCAAGAGAAAACGTCCACCTCCCAGACAAGAACCATCGGCACAATAGAGAGTCTGATTCTGATATCCGATTGGCACCCTCGTGCTTTACATCTCCCCCCCGAGACGGATGGCTGGGATGGCCTACTAGTGACGCCTGGGTACGACCGAGTCAATCGCAAGCATATCAACAACGAAGCTCCGCTTATTCGCTGGCGAGAAGATGTCTTTGAACCAGCCAAGCGGGCGAACAGAATGTCCTGGATGCTCCTCGGTATGGCCAACAATCTCGGCTATGAACTTGGGATACTCTCAGGGCAGACAGGCCATCTGGTGCATGGTGAAATACCTCGCGGCCGTCGAGCTCAGAAGATCCTCTACAACTATCTGACCCAGACTGCGACTAGACTTGGCTACCCTTCTGTGTTTCCAGAAAGTATTTCTGTGGTTGCATCACGTCTATCCATGCAAGAAACAGATGAACCGATTGACCAGTCCTGGATGTCTTATATGGACCTGAGTTTAGAGCTTACCCAATTGTCGCGTACGGCATCGTCAATGTTCTTTCACTCGGCAGCCCATCTCCAAACACAAGTGCTCGGAGACCACTATGTAGATCTCCTTGAACACTTTTCCCTATCTCTGTTCAAGTGGCAGGACAAATTTAACAGCATGAGCCAAG ACCTCGCTTCACCGCTCAAAGACACCCTGCTGGTCGAATTCCATCATACCAAAGCCTGTACAGGTGCCATTTCCATCCAAGCTGTAGTAGCCCGAGCTTGCTCGGCTGGCTTCACAGCCGCCACCGCCAACTCTGATGAAGCATTGTCAGCATTCATAACCACTAAAGAcgccaagttcctccaagAGGTTGTCTCTGACACTAAAAAGGTTCTTCGTATCGCAACAACGAGTGGTTTCAGAGACCATCTTCCTTTTGCACCGGCACGTGTCAAGATTAGCGTCATTAGTTCATCTGtgtttcttctcaaggctctCAGCGTTGGCTCCACCCATACGGATGTGAGCGACGCTTTGTACACTTTAGATCAATGCACATCAACACTGAAGCAGTGTCCTGCAGATGACATGGACTTTGCGTTTAGATATGCAGATCTCATCGAGAAACATACTGCACAGTTTCGAGCCCATCTTACACAGTCTAGAGGTCTAGGTTCTAGTAGTCACAGTGGGCGGGCTTCAATCCCGAGGAATGCGAGTGAAGTAGAAACTGGCATGGATGGTACAAGCTCGTTTTTGTCTGGTCTGGATTCTCAAcaacttggagatgatgggtcAATGATGAACTTTGATGTGGGGGATACGTGGGGGTCTCTTCCGTTTGACTCAAGCATAGCTCCTTTTGGTGAAGGGAGTGATCAAGTTGCTCTAGGATTGGATGTTGACgccttgaacttcttgtgGAGTTTGCCCGAGCTTGTGCAGGGCGAGACTGGTTTTGCTTAG
- a CDS encoding related to putative tartrate transporter yields MSSAQDKNHAEALDVDEKGHSDHFEKHDTHIFSAVDETGTHKKIDPAEIKLVKKLDWIILPILWIMYWFNYLDRNAITVARLDGLEMELNLTSTEYQTCVSILFVGYILGQIPSNMLMTRIRPSLYMSGAMALWAVVSTLTAICHDFKGLVLTRFFLGVTEAPFYPGALYVLSIFYTKKEIATRISILFTANICGTAFAGLIAIGVFEMSGVAGLAGWRWLFILQGIITFVISLASAFVLPDEPINTRWLTEEERVLAHERIAADTVQIRTNTTTFAGLVDACKDPRLWVLVFMQHFHMAASNFKNFFPTIVGTLGFDRNTTLALTCPPYIVSGIVCIAWATNSGRRNERTWHITIAKVMAVFGFILACTVHNTGARYFAMCVFASGVYACNSVILGWVASTCGQTREKKAISLALANTVATLGPIYTPYLWPSSDEPMYPVAMSSSATFSAASAALAWVLRWMLIRENRKIRASNNEERLFYAY; encoded by the exons ATGTCCAGTGCCCAAGACAAGAATCACGCTGAAGCCCTTGATGTTGACGAAAAGGGACATTCTGATCACTTCGAAAAGCATGACACCCACATCTTCTCGGCGGTTGACGAGACCGGTACACACAAGAAGATCGATCCAGCTGAGATTAAGCttgtgaagaagctggatTGGATCATTCTTCCGATTCTGTGGATTATGTACTGGTTCAATTACCTTGATCGCAACGCTATCACTGTTGCGCGCCTGGATggcttggagatggagcTCAATTTGACTTCTACAGAGTATCAGACATGCGTTTCGATCTTATTTGTCGGATATATTCTTGGTCAAATCCCGTCAA ACATGCTCATGACTCGAATCCGACCTTCCCTCTACATGTCCGGTGCCATGGCTCTCTGGGCCGTCGTGAGCACTCTCACTGCGATCTGCCATGACTTCAAAGGCCTTGTCCTCACGCGATTTTTTCTCGGCGTTACCGAAGCCCCTTTCTATCCCGGCGCGCTTTACGTCCTCTCGATATTCTAtaccaagaaagagatagCAACTCGTATCTCTATCTTGTTCACAGCCAACATCTGCGGAACTGCATTTGCAGGACTCATTGCGATTGGCGTCTTTGAAATGAGCGGTGTTGCAGGTCTTGCCGGATGGAGATGGCTCTTCATACTTCAGGGAATCATCACATTTGTTATCTCCCTCGCTTCAGCATTTGTTCTGCCTGATGAGCCCATCAACACGCGTTGGCTCACGGAGGAAGAGAGGGTCCTGGCCCATGAGCGGATCGCTGCCGATACTGTACAGATCCGAACCAATACGACGACTTTTGCTGGACTTGTCGATGCCTGCAAGGATCCTCGACTTTgggtcctcgtcttcatgcAGCACTTTCACATGGCTGCTAGCAACTTTAAGAACTTCTTTCCTACCATCGTGGGAACACTCGGCTTCGACCGCAACACTACGCTGGCTCTAACCTGTCCCCCATATATCGTGTCTGGTATTGTCTGTATTGCATGGGCCACGAATTCTG GTCGTAGGAACGAAAGAACCTGGCACATCACCATTGCGAAAGTGATGGCTGTTTTTGGCTTCATACTAGCTTGCACGGTTCACAATACTGGCGCTCGCTATTTCGCAATGTGTGTCTTTGCCAGTGGCGTCTATGCCTGTAACAGTGTTATCCTCGGTTGGGTCGCGAGCACATGCGGTCAGACCagagagaaaaaggctatttCTCTCGCTCTAGCAAACACCGTTGCCACACTTGGTCCCATCTACACCCCA TATCTTTGGCCGAGTTCAGATGAGCCCATGTACCCTGTCGCCATGTCCAGCAGTGCCACCTTTTCTGCTGCCTCGGCTGCCCTAGCTTGGGTGCTTAGATGGATGCTCATCCGTGAGAATCGCAAGATTCGGGCTTCAAACAATGAAGAGAGGCTCTTCTATGCATACTAG
- a CDS encoding related to chitinase yields MAASKKPPALLVYLFLFSLNLLFSPSLCLSTDVEHIESVFSRYLVPRELSAAAGASGTGDFSCGPTKPCSNKACCGKDGWCGFGDKYCGKGCQSHCDAKADCGVNAATPGQTCPLNVCCSEFGFCGTTSEFCGKSCQSNWAQPKPKPSPTNVRKRVVGYWEAWNDQHACGKMSVGEIPVNYLTHLIVSFGYIDSNFRIANMDGLSSDVYRNVGEIKAQNPGLKIMIALGGWTFNDPGPWQSVFPTMVSSQANRATFIKNLLGFLSEYGYDGVDFDWEYPGAKDPGGSDKDGENYTAMLKELRQAITASGRDYITTFTAPTSYWYLRHFDIKNMSESVDWINLMSYDLHGVWDGDNPIGKHVLSHTNLTEIDLALDLFWRTNVEPSKIVMGLGFYGRSFTLASSSCWKPGCAFTGPGAAGPCTNTAGILSYKEIRDIVRRTGATSYLDKQAACRYLVYDDNSWISYDDPSTIQAKIDYANKMGLSGVMIWAIDLDDSSLESLRAVSDPSLLDSVEGTFDLVDLDKLFPKEYLPASGGKPNYGLVTFGDGTDPTTSGFGFLLVAGDSHVVSSLRKRDGQPEPFVFLSCPEDVLDLPKESPRTARVTCVSGDLEGCYQIMERGVEGTVVEMPDSCASNQLVRAISLTASKNQSIPHAFSHHQRFSQIFDFTFDFNFKLMRRDSNNTSIRMDYSNAPGYWNQLVDRPGIQSRDLKHLDERFFAPTDLEWNSVYDDDDKYTFDPKSATTIKRDVSAPLYWQTVDNCDIDGSDYNEGFGAYVDGEIDAQFYYGFSLIGTEKSGSWDARQSHGFLRVEGKSDMTFGFGGLGDVDVAKARKGNPAQDDTVGKVNLDGHIINAGHSGGLVSFQPYYKVTYSIGTFNGTDRDNTQSAASFNGRLNARVVSDFGKFQADFPWKGDHEDSDKFASKVKKTHFQLGDDNVLYGSSPNGGAITIGSQVVFGLNIEFILYKDLFKIRAGLPELALAYNTESTFTFGPGKKGSDKSCAKYEVSTDISQVASNGESIGWDSEMSQGYLVQETQGPKDGAQCFKNGGSSSSSTSKRASTLLSSGQDFNETFSDEEVFELNSLARRQAGSMPGWGLDSGQDITKRMIGMDDQILDRRPKFDCVDCERCNEEDEESRDFCCGCESMEFKYGFSDIPPCDDCDFENNGLTWQQEVQLAIGPAKRDAADEDEVEDSTDTTPVHMLHTRKLGEATRSVKHVRICSTVVGKAGMIGLVPLIGGKWDSVSRYWGNSSFVCDNWGVTALPKADTIWVNAKGVKKQFRAGYQTEHVFEGQIIGRFFSEWLDKGFFKKQQPMPANPTPKAPCSWTNQWIKTPQNNPKWKLKMGRAGNQQVPFAQMLLSELGSENHLDRLSLLQSRLNRKKGNLFTSSEPTDPNEYSRMDGDVQLQEAKELGMLFNYMNNKEIWAKFCVVYEAIYDHMGEFDTWYAAQTNTGGVAAPNLQKEWKEFNRELLDTIVRRSRASFKAMYDGRNCATLGCYSNLQFVKMWFENNWFNYRQIKFTSTCNNMDAPKA; encoded by the exons ATGGCAGCTTCCAAGAAGCCGCCAGCACTCCTTGTCtatcttttccttttttcactcaatcttcttttctctccctcgCTTTGCTTGTCAACTGACGTTGAGCATATTGAATCTGTCTTTTCTAGATATCTCGTGCCCCGAGAGCTGAGTGCAGCAGCCGGTGCCTCTGGTACTGGAGACTTCAGCTGCGGTCCAACTAAGCCCTGTTCTAACAAGGCTTGTTGCGGCAAAGATGGCTGGTGCGGTTTCGGCGACAAGTACTGCGGCAAAGGTTGTCAATCTCATTGTGACGCTAAAGCTGACTGTGGTGTCAATGCTGCCACGCCAGGCCAAACTTGTCCTCTTAACGTATGTTGTTCAGAATTCGGGTTCTGCGGCACAACATCCGAGTTCTGCGGCAAGTCTTGCCAGTCCAACTGGGcgcagcccaagcccaagccatcCCCTACCAACGTTCGCAAACGTGTCGTTGGATACTGGGAGGCATGGAACGATCAACACGCCTGCGGTAAGATGAGCGTAGGTGAGATTCCCGTCAACTATCTTACACATCTTATTGTATCCTTTGGATACATTGACTCGAACTTCCGCATCGCAAATATGGATGGTCTTAGTTCAGATGTCTATAGGAATGTCGGCGAGATAAAGGCCCAGAACCCAGGTCTCAAGATTATGATTGCCTTAGGAGGTTGGACTTTCAATGATCCTGGCCCTTGGCAGAGCGTTTTTCCTACTATGGTATCTAGTCAAGCAAACCGTGCAACATTCATCAAGAatctcttgggcttcttgtcaGAATACGGTTATGATGGAGTTG ACTTTG ACTGGGAGTATCCCGGAGCCAAGGACCCTGGTGGCTCCGACAAAGATGGCGAGAACTATACTGCCATGCTCAAAGAGCTCCGCCAAGCTATTACAGCCAGTGGTCGCGATTATATCACAACTTTCACCGCGCCAACCTCGTACTGGTACCTTCGTCACTTCGACATCAAAAACATGTCAGAGAGTGTTGATTGGATCAACCTCATGTCCTATGATCTTCACGGTGTTTGGGATGGAGATAACCCTATAGGCAAACATGTTCTCTCCCATACTAATCTGACTGAGATTGACCTTGCTCTCGACTTA TTCTGGCGCACGAATGTTGAGCCATCGAAGATCGTCATGGGCTTAGGCTTTTACGGTCGTTCATTTACACTTGCTTCAAGCTCTTGTTGGAAGCCGGGTTGTGCGTTCACTGGCCCCGGTGCTGCTGGGCCTTGCACCAATACGGCGGGGATCTTGTCTTACAAAG AAATCAGGGACATCGTGCGAAGAACCGGCGCCACATCATACCTGGACAAACAAGCAGCTTGTCGGTATCTAGTGTACGACGATAATAGCTGGATTTC ATATGATGACCCATCCACCATTCAAGCCAAGATTGACTATGCCAACAAGATGGGACTGTCTGGGGTCATGATCTGGGCAATTGATCTCGATGATAGCAGTCTTGAGTCACTCCGCGCTGTGTCAGATCCCTCGCTACTAGACAGCGTAGAAGGCACATTCGACTTGGTCGACTTGGACAAGCTGTTCCCCAAGGAATATCTTCCTGCTTCTGGTGGCAAGCCCAATTATGGTTTGGTAACATTCGGTGATGGCACCGATCCTACCACATCTGGGTTTGGATTCCTCCTTGTGGCGGGTGACTCGCACGTCGTCAGCAGCCTGCGCAAGCGAGACGGCCAGCCTGAGCCCTTTGTCTTCCTTTCATGTCCTGAGGATGTCCTAGACCTTCCCAAAGAGTCCCCTCGTACTGCTCGTGTTACATGTGTCAGTGGAGATCTGGAAGGGTGCTATCAGATCATGGAACGTGGTGTCGAAGGCACCGTTGTCGAGATGCCTGACAGC TGTGCTTCAAACCAACTTGTCAGAGCCATATCGCTCACAGCATCCAAAA ACCAATCTATCCCTCATGCtttttctcatcaccaacgttTCTCTCAGATTTTCGACTTCACGtttgacttcaacttcaaactcATGCGTCGCGATtccaacaacaccagtaTCCGCATGGATTACTCCAACGCCCCCGGGTACTGGAATCAGCTGGTTGACAGACCTGGCATTCAGTCTCGTGATCTGAAACACCTCGATGAGCGGTTCTTTGCGCCAACTGACCTTGAATGGAACTCGGTttacgatgatgacgataagTACACCTTTGACCCTAAGTCTGCAACGACGATCAAGAGGGACGTCAGTGCACCGCTGTACTGGCAGACTGTCGATAATTGCGACATCGATGGCTCCGACTACAATGAGGGCTTTGGAGCCTACGTCGATGGCGAAATTGACGCTCAATTCTACTACGGATTCTCATTGATC GGTACAGAAAAGAGCGGATCTTGGGACGCGAGACAATCCCATGGATTCCTCCGAGTGGAAGGCAAAAGCGACATGACCTTTGGCTTCGGCGGTCTTGGTGACGTTGACGTGGCGAAAGCACGAAAGGGAAACCCCGCCCAAGATGACACTGTGGGCAAAGTCAATCTTGATGGCCACATTATCAATGCAGGCCATTCGGGTGGCTTGGTTTCTTTTCAGCCATACTACAAAGTCACCTACAGCATCGGCACGTTCAACGGCACTGATCGAGATAATACACAGTCTGCAGCGTCTTTTAATGGGCGTCTCAACGCTCGCGTTGTCTCTGACTTCGGAAAGTTCCAGGCCGACTTTCCTTGGAAAGGCGACCACGAAGACTCGGATAAGTTTGCGAGCAAGGTCAAAAAGACACATTTTCAGTTAGGTGACGACAACGTTCTTTACGGCTCTTCACCAAATGGTGGCGCGATCACAATCGGCAGCCAAGTTGTTTTTGGCTTGAACATCGAGTTTATCCTATACAAAGACCTATTCAAGATCAGGGCTGGGCTGCCAGAG CTCGCTCTCGCGTACAATACCGAGTCAACATTCACCTTCGGCCCCGGAAAGAAAGGCTCTGATAAATCATGCGCCAAGTACGAGGTTTC AACCGATATTTCTCAAGTAGCAAGCAATGG AGAGTCCATCGGTTGGGACTCGGAAATGAGCCAAGGTTATCTCGTTCAAGAGACG CAAGGGCCAAAGGATGGAGCACAATGCTTCAAGAATGGCGGgagctcttcatcatcgacctCGAAACGTGCATCAACTCTCTTATCATCAGGCCAGGACTTTAATGAGACTTTCTCGGATGAAGAAGTGTTTGAGTTGAACTCTCTTGCTCGTCGACAAGCTGGTAGCATGCCTGGTTGGGGTCTAGATTCCGGACAAGATATAACCAAGCGCATGATTGGCATGGATGATCAGATCCTTGATCGCCGGCCAAAGTTTGACTGCGTCGATTGCGAAAGGTGCAatgaagaggacgaagagtCGCGCGACTTCTGCTGCGGCTGTGAGAGCATGGAATTCAAGTATGGCTTCAGCGATATTCCTCCATGCGACGACTGCGACTTCGAAAATAACGGCTTGACTTGGCAACAGGAAGTCCAGCTTGCCATCGGACCGGCCAAACGGGATGCAGCAGATGAGGACGAAGTTGAAGATAGCACGGACACCACGCCAGTACACATGTTGCATACTCGGAAGCTGGGAGAAGCCACCCGGTCGGTTAAGCACGTCCGGATCTGCTCTACCGTCGTGGGTAAAGCAGGTATGATTGGACTCGTTCCCCTTATTG GCGGCAAGTGGGATTCCGTTTCGCGATATTGGGGAAATTCGTCCTTTGTATGTGACAATTGGGGAGTCACTGCTTTGCCAAAAGCCGATACTATCTGGGTCAATGCCAAAGGTGTGAAGAAACAATTCCGAGCCGGCTACCAGA CCGAGCATGTATTTGAAGGACAGATCATCGGAAGATTCTTCTCTGAATGGCTCGATAAAGGCTTCTTCAAGAAACAGCAACCTATGCCAGCAAATCCCACACCAAAGGCACCATGTTCCTGGACTAATCAATGGATTAAGACCCCTCAGAATAACCCGAAGTGGAAGCTCAAAATGGGGAGAGCGGGTAACCAGCAGGTACCGTTTGCGCAAATGCTCCTTTCGGAGCTAGGCAGCGAAAACCATCTTGACCGATTGTCCCTTCTACAATCTAGATTGAATCGTAAGAAAGGAAAC TTGTTTACCAGCAGCGAGCCAACTGATCCCAATGAATATTCAAGGATGGATGGAGATGTTCAACTTCAAGAGGCTAAAGAACTAG GGATGTTGTTTAACTACATGAACAACAAAGAAATATGGGCCAAGTTCTGTGTTGTTTATGAGGCCATTTACGACCACATGGGCGAATTCGATACTTGGTACGCGGCACAAACAAATACCGGCGGTGTCGCGGCTCCCAATCTTCAGAAAGAATGGAAAGAATTCAATCGCGAATTACTCGACACTATAGTCCGAAGGTCGAGAGCGAGTTTCAAGGCAATGTATGACGGAAGAAA CTGCGCTACTCTTGGATGCTATAGTAATCTGCAGTTCGTTAAGATGTGGTTCGAGAACAACTGGTTCAACTACAGACAGATTAAGTTCACCAGCACCTGCAACAACATGGACGCGCCAAAAGCTTGA